The following proteins are encoded in a genomic region of Phycisphaera sp.:
- a CDS encoding cytochrome c, producing MARKILVTGLSILPLLVLAACGENSTPAATIGSAEAVVSLAEGRSLYQVHCTLCHQPQGEGVQGSQPPLAGNSVVTGNVGRLVEITVLGVGDHQGGLEPTGQWRQQMQGFDYLSDAEIAAILTYIRNSWGNHASKVTEEQVWDARQGL from the coding sequence CCCTTGCTCGTGCTGGCGGCCTGCGGCGAGAACTCAACACCCGCCGCGACCATCGGCTCGGCCGAGGCCGTGGTGTCGCTGGCCGAGGGCCGCTCGCTGTACCAGGTGCACTGCACGCTGTGCCACCAGCCACAGGGCGAGGGTGTCCAGGGCAGCCAGCCGCCGCTGGCGGGCAACAGCGTCGTCACCGGCAACGTCGGGCGGCTCGTGGAGATCACCGTGCTGGGCGTGGGCGACCACCAGGGCGGGCTCGAGCCCACCGGCCAGTGGCGCCAGCAGATGCAGGGCTTCGATTACCTCAGCGACGCCGAGATCGCCGCGATCCTGACCTACATCCGCAACTCGTGGGGCAACCACGCAAGCAAGGTCACCGAAGAGCAGGTCTGGGACGCGCGCCAGGGCCTGTAG